The proteins below are encoded in one region of Oncorhynchus nerka isolate Pitt River linkage group LG15, Oner_Uvic_2.0, whole genome shotgun sequence:
- the LOC115115227 gene encoding zinc finger BED domain-containing protein 4-like, which yields MRAKRPSMSEPKSTESPGSGCGVSAQRSSQQGPEMVSVKLEDCSQTLELNVIVKEEWEERGIEEEREVKEEVENREVSAPDQEEEAAVDSITDPGEISNPCSDSEPSSTESGNHKQHRRRNSRQKHHHCMDCFTSFCDPEELRRHTCRPRPCSDCRGSFICPTHLIPHKQTLKTKKPYMCGQCGKRFQTPSTLKTHQLTHTGKKPFHCSQCGKTFDSSLHLKRHHKIHTGEKPFHCTQCGKSFSDEGNRNKHRRIHTGEKPHQCSECGKSFNQLSHLKAHQQTHTGDNLFHCSPCGKGFSLSSNLKRHQLMHKDKPYHCSHCRKSCKLEGCLQSHQRIQSGEKPHCSQSFNQAGDLKTHQRVHSGEKPYHGSQCGKSFSRAGRLNEHQKYHTGEKPYRCDQYGKSFHQMAEKSRAPVWDHYIELAPGKARCLICDKDISMGSAMAKSKNTTNLWNHLKNIHPNAHKEAMMKKANANSSQGKSDTDTSQTSQATLLQLFNKQAKWQDKDPKWQDKDPKWQDKDPKWQDKDPKWQDKDPKWQDIDPRAKKMDEAIIEMIATDNQPFTVVSDVGFQRLISLAEPLYRIKDETFFRTEMLDKTHERVVMKVKNLVAPRNAPHMAFTTDCWSGTTESLMSLTGHFIDDVWTRKQVVLNVKTMTGSHAGNYIREMFLTMLEYWDIHTERVVLVLRDSGANMVKGVRLAELPDFSCSAHTLQLVISDGLSSQRAVLNIIAMLKSCATHFDHCVLAKHRLRAIQEELGLPKHSIIQAVQTHWNSTLHMLQRMFEQRRALNAYAGEYGHISGLSATQWDIVSNLIETLAPIEEVTVEMSHSNSTAACIIPSVSVLKLMLQQEGSSTQGINTLRKTMLDSLTRRFSKAEETKCLMLATVLDPRYKSYAFTSGTALEKAKEWLKEESDLLRKPNPRATAERTSEEEDTDQGAKRQRVQIDQPPSLVDSLYARILGSQQGRAGVQCSFDIEFERYLTEPVIDRKSGLPLEWWKQNEDRFQSLAPLAKKFLCPPSSSVPSERVFSEVGNIYDKWRSRLTEDQADKLCFLHYNLKLLNWDY from the exons CCTTCCATGTCTGAACCAAAGTCCACAGAGTCCCCAGGTTCTGGCTGTGGTGTTTCAGCTCAGAGAAGTTCACAGCAGGGTCCAGAGATGGTCTCAGTGAAGCTGGAggactgcagtcaaacactggaacTTAATGTGATTGTcaaagaggaatgggaggagagaggaatcgaggaggagagagaagtcaaagaggaggtggagaacaGGGAAGTGTCTGCTCCAGACCAAGAGGAGGAGGCAGCAGTAGATAGTATCACTGACCCAG GGGAGATCTCCAACCCATGTTCAGACAGTGAGCCCAGTTCCACAGAATCAGGAAACCATAAACAACACAGACGGAGGAACTCAAGACAGAAACATCACCACTGCATGGACTGCTTCACTAGTTTCTGTGATCCAGAGGAGTTGAGAAGGCACACTTGTAGGCCCCGACCCTGCTCAGATTGCAGAGGCAGCTTTATTTGTCCAACTCACCTCATACCACACAAACAGACTCTCAAAACAAAGAAGCCTTACATGTGTGGTCAATGTGGCAAGAGATTTCAGACCCCAAGCACCTTGAAGACGCACCAGCTTACTCACACAGGAAAGAAGCCtttccactgctcccagtgtgggaaGACTTTTGATTCATCATTGCATTTGAAGAGACACCAtaaaatacacacaggggagaagcctttccATTGCacccaatgtgggaagagtttcagtGATGAAGGAAATCGTAATAAACATcggagaatacacacaggagagaagcctcatCAATGCTCTGAATGCGGGAAGAGTTTCAATCAGTTATCACATTTAAAGGCACACCAACAAACTCACACAGGAGACAATCTTTTTCACTGCTCTCCATGTGGGAAGGGTTTCAGTCTGTCATCTAATCTGAAGAGGCACCAGCTAATGCACAAAGataagccttaccactgctctcaTTGTAGGAAGAGTTGTAAGTTGGAAGGATGCCTTCAGAGTCATCAGAGAATACAAAGTGGAGAGAAGCCCCACTGTTCCCAAAGCTTCAATCAAGCAGGAGACCTAAAGACAcatcagagagtacacagtggcgaGAAGCCCTACCACGGCTCCCAATGTGGGAAGAGCTTTAGTCGGGCAGGACGGCTAAATGAACACCAAAAATATCACACCGGAGAGAAGCCATACCGCTGTGATCAGTATGGGAAGAGTTTCCATCAG atggcagagaaaagcagagcaCCAGTGTGGGACCATTACATTGAATTGGCACCAGGGAAAGCAAGGTGTCTTATTTGTGATAAAGATATAAGCATGGGGTCAGCAATGGCTAAATCCAAAAATACCACTAACCTGTGGAATCACCTTAAGAACATCCACCCAAACGCCCATAAGGAAGCAATGATGAAAAAAGCAAACGCAAATTCTTCACAAGGAAAAAGTGATACAGACACGTCACAGACATCGCAGGCTACACTCTTGCAACTGTTTAATAAACAAGCAAAATGGCAGGACAAAGATCCAAAATGGCAGGACAAAGATCCAAAATGGCAGGACAAAGATCCAAAATGGCAGGACAAAGATCCAAAATGGCAGGACAAAGACCCAAAATGGCAGGACATAGACCCAAGGGCCAAGAAGATGGATGAAGCAATTATTGAGATGATTGCCACTGACAACCAGCCATTCACAGTGGTGTCTGACGTTGGTTTTCAGCGGCTGATTAGTCTTGCTGAACCCCTGTACAGGATCAAAGATGAAACATTCTTTCGCACAGAAATGCTAGATAAAACACATGAAAGAGTTGTGATGAAAGTGAAGAATCTGGTGGCACCAAGGAACGCTCCACACATGGCATTCACAACTGACTGCTGGTCAGGCACTACAGAGTCCCTGATGAGCCTTACTGGACATTTCATTGACGATGTCTGGACAAGAAAGCAGGTTGTGCTGAATGTCAAGACTATGACTGGATCACACGCAGGAAACTACATCAGAGAGATGTTTTTGACCATGTTGGAATATTGGGACATCCACACAGAACGTGTAGTGCTGGTCCTCAGGGACAGTGGGGCAAACATGGTGAAAGGTGTGAGACTGGCAGAGCTTCCAGACTTCAGCTGCAGTGCACACACCCTACAGCTTGTAATCAGTGATGGCCTGTCCAGTCAGAGAGCTGTGCTAAACATTATTGCCATGTTGAAGAGCTGTGCAACTCACTTTGACCACTGTGTACTGGCCAAACATAGGCTGAGGGCCATTCAGGAAGAGCTTGGCCTTCCCAAACACAGCATCATCCAAGCAGTTCAAACTCACTGGAACTCAACACTACACATGTTGCAGAGGATGTTTGAACAGAGGCGTGCACTGAATGCGTATGCAGGTGAATACGGACACATCAGCGGTTTGTCTGCTACACAGTGGGACATTGTCTCTAACCTAATTGAGACTCTGGCACCTATAGAGGAGGTGACCGTGGAGATGAGCCACTCCAACTCTACAGCAGCATGCATCATCCCCAGTGTGTCGGTGCTGAAGCTGATGCTGCAGCAGGAGGGTTCTTCTACTCAAGGCATCAACACTTTACGGAAGACCATGTTGGACAGTCTGACAAGGAGGTTCTCCAAGGCCGAGGAGACAAAGTGCCTGATGCTGGCGACTGTCCTGGATCCACGTTACAAGAGCTATGCCTTCACCTCAGGGACAGCACTAGAGAAAGCAAAAGAGTGGCTGAAGGAGGAGTCTGACCTACTAAGGAAACCAAATCCCAGAGCCACCGCAGAAAGGACGAGTGAAGAGGAGGACACCGATCAAGGTGCAAAAAGACAAAGAGTCCAGATAGATCAGCCACCCAGTCTGGTGGACAGCCTCTACGCTAGAATCCTTGGAAGCCAACAGGGCAGGGCCGGAGTCCAGTGCAGTTTTGACATTGAGTTTGAGCGTTACCTCACAGAGCCTGTCATTGACAGAAAGAGCGGCTTGCCTTTGGAGTGGTGGAAGCAGAACGAGGACAGATTTCAGTCACTCGCTCCACTGGCGAAGAagtttctctgtcctccatcttctTCGGTCCCAAGCGAGAGAGTGTTCAGTGAGGTGGGGAACATTTATGATAAGTGGAGGAGcagactgacagaggaccaggcAGACAAGCTCTGCTTTCTgcactacaacctaaaacttcttaactgggattATTGA